aagaaagaataagaaCAACAATAGCAGCAGCGGTAGCAGCGGTTTGCCAAGGACCTTTACAGTAATCACGTCTAAGAGTTGACTTCAACTTAAGACGACGACTTTTATATGAAGCATCCAATTCCTGCCATAGAGTGACGTAATCAGAACTGAAATCTTTGAGAACAGTATTTCTGCAAAGACGTTTAGTTCTTTCAGCAGCAGAATCACTATCTCCTAATAAGTTCTTCATTATTCCTGCTTTAACCAGTATATCCACATCCTTACCTGTGTTTACTAGATATTGCAGAACAAGAGCATACTCTGCTATGTAGGCATAGTCAGGATAGTGAAACTGCTCCAAAGCAACCATATTGCGAAACAAAAGTTCAGTACCATCGTCCACTCTCAAGTTTGGTATTTTAAGAACCTTTTTTGAGAAACTCAAGTTTAGAAAGCACTTACTTTCGCTGCTTCCCAACCTTATTCCTGCTCCTGACAACTTAGTAGCACTAGGAATATGCGGCCATTGGCTACTCCTAGTAGTTTTATTTCTTCCACATAAGTGAAAAGTTCGTATTAGATCCGTGAAGTGATGACATGTGGTGTTAAGATTATCAGGAGACAAATCTAATCTATTGAAAAAGTCAAAGTATTCAAATGTAAGTTGGATGAATGAAGGGGTGTCACTATCACCATCAACAGTGGACAGATTGAAGAGATcattaagaacaaaaaaaggaagttggttttcaagcaacacCAAATCATAGAATATCATAATTCCAAACCATGGTGTTGAAAGATACTTATCGTATAATGTCTTATAGTGAGCTGTCCAAAAGTGTTCAAGTATAAATCCAGAATCCACACAGATTATCTCTACCAGTTCCTTGGGGCTGAACTCAAGTGCGTCTGAATAGCATTGACGAATTTGGAGCTCCTTACCAGCTATGTAGTGGATCCAGCTTGCCATACTTGTGTTGGTTCGTTTAAGAAATGAGTTGCAATAGGTTAGTTTGTGTCTTTCCATGTTCTGAAGAAGGGAATTCTTATGGTGATAAGGGCCTATGGAAATAACCTTTGGGGTGTAAGCTTCTTCGTTGAGTTGGCGAATCAGTAAGGGTACTCTGTAGATGCAGCACTCTTCAGTTACCGGTGGGTTTGCTCTCTCCAGCATTCCTTGAACATGGATCACAACATCATCCATGTTCATCATTCTACTAATCTAAATAATCGAACTCTATCTTTCACCCTATGCACAGACACTTTCCACCCTCTTTGGTACAAATAGACCAAGAAAATGGACATAACGTGTGTTCGATTACAAAGAAAAGGAGATCTTATATTGACAATTATTGCTCTAGTATTAAAATCTTTTGCATATGTATATAGCAAGACATCTTAGGTATGCATTTTCTTCTGAATATGCTATTTTAGCATGGCTATTCTCTTTAACATTCAT
This DNA window, taken from Vigna radiata var. radiata cultivar VC1973A chromosome 5, Vradiata_ver6, whole genome shotgun sequence, encodes the following:
- the LOC106760410 gene encoding UPF0481 protein At3g47200-like isoform X3; the protein is MASWIHYIAGKELQIRQCYSDALEFSPKELVEIICVDSGFILEHFWTAHYKTLYDKYLSTPWFGIMIFYDLVLLENQLPFFVLNDLFNLSTVDGDSDTPSFIQLTFEYFDFFNRLDLSPDNLNTTCHHFTDLIRTFHLCGRNKTTRSSQWPHIPSATKLSGAGIRLGSSESKCFLNLSFSKKVLKIPNLRVDDGTELLFRNMVALEQFHYPDYAYIAEYALVLQYLVNTGKDVDILVKAGIMKNLLGDSDSAAERTKRLCRNTVLKDFSSDYVTLWQELDASYKSRRLKLKSTLRRDYCKGPWQTAATAAAIVVLILSFVQTICSIWQIKQS
- the LOC106760410 gene encoding UPF0481 protein At3g47200-like isoform X1 — its product is MMNMDDVVIHVQGMLERANPPVTEECCIYRVPLLIRQLNEEAYTPKVISIGPYHHKNSLLQNMERHKLTYCNSFLKRTNTSMASWIHYIAGKELQIRQCYSDALEFSPKELVEIICVDSGFILEHFWTAHYKTLYDKYLSTPWFGIMIFYDLVLLENQLPFFVLNDLFNLSTVDGDSDTPSFIQLTFEYFDFFNRLDLSPDNLNTTCHHFTDLIRTFHLCGRNKTTRSSQWPHIPSATKLSGAGIRLGSSESKCFLNLSFSKKVLKIPNLRVDDGTELLFRNMVALEQFHYPDYAYIAEYALVLQYLVNTGKDVDILVKAGIMKNLLGDSDSAAERTKRLCRNTVLKDFSSDYVTLWQELDASYKSRRLKLKSTLRRDYCKGPWQTAATAAAIVVLILSFVQTICSIWQIKQS
- the LOC106760410 gene encoding UPF0481 protein At3g47200-like isoform X2, giving the protein MMNMDDVVIHVQGMLERANPPVTEECCIYRVPLLIRQLNEEAYTPKVISIGPYHHKNSLLQNMERHKLTYCNSFLKRTNTSMASWIHYIAGKELQIRQCYSDALEFSPKELVEIICVDSGFILEHFWTAHYKTLYDKYLSTPWFGIMIFYDLVLLENQLPFFVLNDLFNLSTVDGDSDTPSFIQLTFEYFDFFNRLDLSPDNLNTTCHHFTDLIRTFHLCGRNKTTRSSQWPHIPSATKLSGAGIRLGSSESKCFLNLSFSKKVLKIPNLRVDDGTELLFRNMVALEQFHYPDYAYIAEYALVLQYLVNTEILFSKISVLITSLYGRNWMLHIKVVVLS